The following coding sequences are from one Sulfurospirillum tamanense window:
- a CDS encoding energy transducer TonB, whose translation MTKRLERKSFMASFALHGMVFVGYLILAQSNPIKMSTSGNEIVSMQINMVEYKQPAPVVQEFTPPPPPPPPKPIIKQEAPKPVVKPKPIKKELPKPKPIEKPRVVEKAPVAPVEAVKEVAEVVPEEVFHEESTATQVAQSSGPPPSAVANKQALLAAASAQFVQTNFTIIRDMVLRNLVYPNIARRMGQTGVVEMTLVIDKKGKLKEYFVSKSSGHKTLDTAALRSVERVAKADFPKPKSTSTVILPIGFRLN comes from the coding sequence ATGACAAAACGTTTAGAACGCAAAAGCTTTATGGCATCGTTTGCGTTGCACGGAATGGTGTTTGTGGGGTATTTGATTTTGGCACAAAGCAATCCTATTAAAATGAGCACCTCGGGTAATGAAATTGTCAGCATGCAAATTAACATGGTTGAATATAAACAACCTGCTCCTGTGGTGCAAGAATTCACGCCTCCACCACCCCCGCCTCCACCCAAACCCATCATTAAACAAGAGGCTCCCAAACCTGTTGTGAAACCCAAGCCCATAAAAAAGGAGCTACCAAAGCCAAAACCCATTGAGAAGCCCCGCGTGGTCGAAAAAGCACCTGTAGCGCCTGTTGAGGCAGTAAAGGAGGTGGCGGAGGTTGTGCCTGAGGAGGTTTTTCACGAGGAGTCCACAGCCACCCAAGTGGCCCAATCTTCCGGCCCACCACCTTCTGCTGTGGCCAATAAGCAAGCTTTGCTTGCCGCAGCTTCTGCGCAGTTTGTACAGACAAATTTTACGATTATTCGGGACATGGTTTTGCGTAACTTGGTGTATCCTAACATTGCGAGGCGCATGGGACAAACAGGTGTTGTGGAGATGACGTTGGTGATTGACAAAAAAGGCAAGCTTAAAGAGTATTTTGTCTCAAAAAGCTCAGGACACAAAACACTAGACACAGCAGCACTTAGATCCGTAGAGCGTGTCGCTAAAGCGGATTTCCCCAAGCCAAAATCAACTTCTACTGTCATTCTTCCTATCGGTTTTCGACTAAATTAG
- the hemP gene encoding hemin uptake protein HemP produces MSKKIDSKILFGEHCVVKIAHEGSVYVLRITKDNKLILTK; encoded by the coding sequence GTGTCTAAGAAAATAGACTCAAAAATACTCTTTGGCGAGCACTGTGTGGTGAAAATTGCCCATGAGGGAAGTGTCTATGTATTGCGCATCACCAAAGACAACAAACTCATTTTGACAAAATAA
- a CDS encoding biopolymer transporter ExbD, with protein MRSLKRQDAMNVIPFIDVLLVLLAIVFVISNFIALGKIDINLPQASTMEEIDHVKRTIAINAQKEFFLDDAPISRDALVQKIETFSKEDTITIMSDKQAFYEDFIYVIDLLKQNSIDKISMVVKK; from the coding sequence ATGAGGTCGCTTAAACGTCAAGATGCGATGAACGTTATTCCGTTCATCGATGTGCTGTTAGTGCTGTTGGCGATTGTGTTTGTGATTTCGAACTTTATCGCCTTGGGAAAAATTGACATAAACCTCCCGCAAGCCTCTACTATGGAGGAGATAGACCACGTGAAACGCACGATTGCCATTAATGCTCAAAAAGAGTTTTTTTTGGATGATGCTCCTATTTCTCGGGATGCATTGGTGCAAAAAATAGAGACATTTTCCAAGGAAGACACCATCACCATCATGTCTGACAAGCAGGCGTTTTATGAAGATTTTATCTATGTGATTGATTTGTTAAAGCAAAACAGCATCGACAAAATCTCCATGGTGGTTAAAAAATGA
- the exbB gene encoding TonB-system energizer ExbB, translating to MEVLKDYVEWAILALLLLMSLVSLSFAIERFFYYRKINLRQFKTKNEAETHLTNNLAALSIIGSNAPYVGLLGTVAGIMIVFYDMGTQSSIDPGVIVVGLSMALKVTAVGLLVAIPTTMVYNMYLRKADTLIGKWEDEVA from the coding sequence ATGGAAGTGTTAAAAGACTATGTTGAATGGGCTATTTTAGCTTTGTTGCTCTTGATGAGCCTTGTTTCTTTGAGTTTTGCAATTGAGCGTTTTTTTTACTACCGCAAAATCAATCTCCGCCAATTTAAAACAAAAAATGAGGCCGAAACACACTTGACCAACAACCTGGCCGCCCTTTCTATCATCGGCTCTAACGCGCCTTATGTGGGGCTTTTGGGGACAGTTGCAGGGATTATGATTGTCTTTTATGACATGGGAACCCAGTCTTCCATTGACCCTGGGGTCATTGTGGTGGGGCTTTCAATGGCGTTAAAAGTGACCGCGGTGGGCTTGCTTGTGGCTATTCCTACGACCATGGTGTACAACATGTACCTGCGCAAAGCCGACACATTGATTGGAAAATGGGAAGATGAGGTCGCTTAA
- a CDS encoding HD domain-containing phosphohydrolase has product MKPYSIYPDQFFSTFKKIISKLGFIKNSKRHEGLLREYKEAIDRSAIVSKTDPKGTITYVNDAFCTISQYSAQELLGKPHNIIRHPDMPALAFEEMWHTITSKRPWGGVVKNRKKDGTAYYVKSLINPILNEHGEIEEFIAIRHDVTELEMYRQDLETRLQESVDEIVQTQREILYTVGAIGEKRSKETGLHVKRVAHYSYVLAKLYGLDEKQAQLLREASPMHDIGKVGIPDSVLLKPGPLDDEEWAIIKTHPTLGYEMLKHSNREILQAAAIIAHEHHERWDGKGYPRGLKDEEIHIFGRITAIADVYDALGHDRVYKKAWSLAQIQELFHEEKGRGFDPVLSELFLTHIHQFETIKSNLSPSFF; this is encoded by the coding sequence ATGAAACCCTATTCTATTTATCCTGACCAATTCTTCTCCACATTCAAGAAAATCATCAGCAAACTGGGTTTCATTAAAAATTCAAAACGCCATGAAGGGTTGTTGCGCGAATACAAAGAAGCCATCGACCGAAGCGCTATCGTCTCCAAAACCGACCCAAAGGGCACCATCACCTACGTCAACGATGCTTTTTGCACCATCAGCCAATACAGCGCCCAAGAACTTCTGGGAAAACCCCACAACATCATCCGCCATCCCGACATGCCCGCCCTTGCTTTTGAAGAGATGTGGCACACCATCACGTCCAAACGCCCTTGGGGTGGCGTGGTTAAAAATCGCAAAAAAGACGGCACGGCTTATTACGTCAAAAGCCTCATCAACCCCATCCTTAACGAGCACGGAGAAATCGAAGAGTTCATCGCCATCCGTCACGATGTTACCGAGTTAGAAATGTACCGCCAAGACTTAGAAACACGCCTTCAAGAAAGCGTCGATGAAATCGTTCAAACCCAAAGGGAGATTCTCTACACCGTGGGTGCCATCGGCGAAAAACGCAGCAAAGAAACGGGCTTACATGTAAAGCGTGTAGCCCATTATTCTTACGTGCTTGCTAAGCTCTATGGGCTTGATGAAAAGCAAGCGCAACTGCTTAGGGAAGCCAGCCCCATGCACGACATCGGGAAAGTTGGCATTCCCGATTCTGTGCTTCTCAAACCCGGTCCACTGGATGATGAAGAATGGGCGATTATCAAAACGCATCCCACATTGGGATACGAAATGCTCAAACACTCCAACCGTGAAATCCTCCAAGCCGCCGCCATTATCGCCCACGAACACCATGAGCGCTGGGATGGCAAAGGCTACCCGCGCGGTCTTAAAGATGAGGAAATCCACATTTTTGGGCGCATTACAGCCATCGCGGACGTGTACGACGCACTAGGGCACGATCGTGTGTATAAAAAAGCTTGGTCTTTGGCACAGATTCAAGAGCTTTTTCACGAGGAAAAAGGGCGCGGGTTTGACCCTGTTTTGTCCGAACTTTTCCTTACCCACATCCACCAATTTGAAACCATCAAATCCAACCTTTCCCCCTCTTTTTTTTAA
- a CDS encoding universal stress protein: MKSPSVLVLMDFSPKSFEALPQALVLAGGKPVYVLHIVETSFFSAKVNMEAITKNLLGQLLLAFPHFPKEHFICTSGAFNKVLKEQISALNVALVVMGQNGEKGALETFFLGSHVKSIVKTAGVPTLLLKSYTPVPYTHVLIPSDLSAESKEHIAHMVALFPKARFSVVYMYTVPFENRLSLYGLNQNEAETFKMGFENEEEDRAKLFFKHLTDTYPNMRCMVRNESVSPATFVELADTLEADLIAVHTTGNFSFLAFDLLEICEDDILIHQK; encoded by the coding sequence ATGAAATCCCCTTCTGTTTTAGTGTTAATGGACTTTTCGCCCAAAAGTTTTGAAGCCCTGCCTCAAGCCCTCGTCTTAGCTGGCGGTAAGCCTGTGTACGTGCTTCATATCGTTGAAACCTCTTTCTTTTCTGCCAAAGTAAACATGGAGGCCATCACAAAAAACCTCCTAGGGCAACTGCTTTTAGCGTTTCCACATTTTCCAAAAGAGCACTTCATCTGCACTTCGGGTGCTTTCAACAAAGTCCTAAAAGAGCAGATTAGCGCGCTTAATGTAGCCCTCGTGGTCATGGGGCAAAATGGCGAAAAAGGCGCACTTGAAACTTTTTTCCTAGGCTCACACGTCAAATCCATCGTCAAGACCGCAGGGGTCCCAACCTTGTTGCTCAAATCCTACACGCCTGTACCCTACACCCATGTGCTCATCCCCTCAGACTTAAGCGCTGAGTCCAAAGAGCACATCGCACACATGGTCGCGCTGTTTCCAAAAGCGCGTTTTAGCGTTGTGTACATGTATACCGTTCCTTTTGAAAACCGCCTCAGCTTGTACGGCTTGAACCAAAACGAAGCAGAAACCTTTAAAATGGGATTTGAAAACGAAGAAGAAGACAGAGCAAAACTCTTTTTCAAACACCTCACGGATACGTACCCCAACATGCGTTGCATGGTACGCAACGAAAGCGTGAGCCCTGCGACGTTTGTCGAGCTTGCCGACACCCTAGAAGCAGATCTCATCGCCGTGCACACCACGGGCAATTTTAGTTTTTTAGCCTTTGACCTTTTGGAAATATGTGAGGACGATATTCTCATCCATCAAAAATGA
- the recQ gene encoding DNA helicase RecQ: MTQTIDSLLLEEFGHHQFRPKQREAIEAILAKRDVLMVLPTGGGKSLAFQLPTLLMDGVTLIISPLIALMQDQVRALRANGLNAAMLSSAQSAEENAATIAAMRERKLSFVYLSPERLNTTFMQHVLSSILINFFVIDEAHCISEWGHEFREDYRALSLLKAQFPTVPIAAFTATATPEVQRDILGQLRLHNPLVLKGDLFRSNLFISVQPRLQKGIDALLAFLAPRAHESGIIYVSSRKQSEALAAQLRAKGFRAGCYHAGMSKEDRERAFEDFVFERVSITVATIAFGMGIDKSNIRFVVHMSLPKTLENYYQEIGRAGRDGEKAEALLLYGAEDALLARMRIGEVQDTAHQQLLHQKLNAMVRFASTQTCRHQALARYFSDTIDPCNDACDNCKAGPVEERDITTQARQFLSAIARTHQRFGKSYLIDLVRGSGTQKIAQNGHDTLNVFGIGKEHSKKEWLSIVERLLEMETLGLGEHFELFLTHEGARLLKGETTLSIAAHRLTPPKKERVASLHVKDGLFELLRQTRSMIATQKGIPAYLVFSDKTLHAMAEARPQTKAALLEVGGVGEKKCEAYGEAFLGAIGSYM; encoded by the coding sequence ATGACCCAGACCATCGACTCTTTGCTCTTAGAGGAATTTGGGCACCACCAGTTTAGACCCAAACAACGCGAAGCCATTGAAGCCATCTTGGCCAAACGGGATGTGCTCATGGTGCTACCCACAGGCGGAGGAAAGTCCCTAGCCTTTCAGCTGCCCACTTTACTCATGGACGGCGTGACGCTCATCATCTCGCCCCTCATCGCCCTCATGCAAGACCAAGTGCGCGCCCTTCGCGCCAACGGATTAAACGCGGCTATGTTAAGTTCTGCCCAAAGCGCCGAAGAAAACGCCGCCACCATCGCCGCCATGCGTGAGCGCAAACTCTCTTTTGTCTATCTCTCGCCAGAACGCCTCAACACCACGTTCATGCAACACGTCCTCTCGTCCATCCTCATCAACTTTTTTGTCATCGACGAAGCCCACTGCATCAGCGAATGGGGACACGAATTTCGCGAAGATTACCGCGCTCTATCCTTGCTCAAAGCCCAGTTTCCTACCGTCCCCATCGCCGCGTTTACCGCCACAGCGACCCCTGAGGTCCAGCGGGACATCCTAGGGCAACTGCGCTTGCATAACCCCCTCGTACTCAAAGGTGACCTCTTCCGCTCCAACCTTTTCATTAGCGTCCAACCCCGCCTTCAAAAAGGGATCGATGCCCTCTTGGCTTTCTTGGCTCCTCGCGCCCATGAGAGTGGTATCATCTACGTTTCAAGCCGCAAACAAAGTGAAGCCTTAGCGGCCCAACTGCGTGCCAAAGGCTTCCGCGCGGGGTGTTACCACGCGGGCATGAGCAAAGAAGACAGAGAGCGTGCCTTTGAAGATTTTGTTTTTGAGCGCGTAAGCATCACGGTGGCGACTATCGCGTTTGGGATGGGAATCGACAAGAGCAACATCCGTTTTGTGGTGCACATGAGCTTGCCTAAAACCCTCGAAAACTACTACCAAGAGATTGGACGCGCGGGAAGAGACGGTGAGAAGGCCGAAGCATTGTTGCTTTATGGCGCCGAAGATGCCCTCTTGGCGCGCATGCGCATCGGAGAGGTTCAAGACACGGCACACCAACAGTTACTACACCAAAAACTAAACGCCATGGTACGGTTTGCTTCGACGCAAACCTGTCGCCACCAAGCCCTCGCACGGTATTTTTCCGACACCATCGACCCGTGTAATGACGCCTGTGACAACTGCAAAGCTGGCCCTGTGGAAGAGCGCGACATCACCACCCAAGCACGCCAATTTCTCTCGGCCATCGCGCGCACCCACCAGCGTTTTGGAAAAAGCTACCTCATCGACCTCGTGCGCGGCAGTGGCACCCAAAAAATCGCCCAAAACGGCCACGACACCTTAAACGTGTTTGGCATCGGAAAAGAGCACAGCAAAAAAGAGTGGCTTAGCATCGTTGAGCGTTTATTGGAAATGGAAACTTTGGGACTTGGGGAACATTTTGAACTCTTTTTAACCCACGAAGGCGCGCGCCTCTTAAAAGGTGAAACCACCCTAAGTATCGCCGCGCACCGCCTCACGCCACCCAAAAAAGAACGGGTTGCATCCTTACATGTAAAGGACGGATTGTTTGAACTTCTACGTCAAACACGCTCCATGATTGCCACGCAAAAAGGCATCCCTGCGTACCTTGTTTTTAGCGACAAAACCCTCCATGCCATGGCCGAAGCAAGACCTCAAACCAAAGCAGCGTTGCTAGAAGTCGGCGGCGTGGGAGAGAAAAAATGCGAAGCGTACGGGGAAGCGTTTTTGGGGGCTATTGGGTCTTACATGTAA
- a CDS encoding (deoxy)nucleoside triphosphate pyrophosphohydrolase — translation MHKIEAVGAVLYDEEGKVLLAKRPKGKALADKWEFPGGKLEPDESLEACVVREIMEELGALITPRVYLGKQIWPYDHGEVTLHLYACTLNTGENLQLLEHQALAWVPLGEVLAMDTPAIVEPFFETIKEAILGLTCKTQ, via the coding sequence ATGCACAAAATCGAAGCTGTAGGCGCGGTGCTTTACGATGAAGAGGGCAAGGTGCTTTTAGCCAAACGCCCCAAAGGCAAAGCGTTGGCCGACAAATGGGAATTTCCTGGAGGAAAGCTAGAGCCTGATGAGAGCCTAGAAGCGTGCGTGGTGCGCGAAATCATGGAAGAACTTGGCGCGCTCATCACCCCACGGGTTTACTTGGGAAAACAAATATGGCCCTATGACCACGGCGAAGTGACCTTACATTTGTACGCATGCACCTTAAACACGGGAGAAAACCTGCAACTTTTAGAGCACCAAGCCCTCGCGTGGGTGCCTCTTGGAGAAGTACTTGCGATGGACACACCCGCCATCGTCGAGCCGTTTTTTGAAACCATCAAAGAGGCGATTTTAGGCCTTACATGTAAGACCCAATAG
- a CDS encoding YwbE family protein — translation MEGTRRSEIRAGLRVAIVLKEHQRTGTLTEGVVQSLLTNSPTHPHGIKVRLVGGAVGRVKKILA, via the coding sequence ATGGAAGGAACCCGCAGGAGCGAAATCCGCGCAGGACTCCGCGTCGCGATTGTGCTCAAAGAACACCAGCGCACAGGAACACTCACCGAAGGCGTGGTGCAAAGCCTCTTAACCAACTCCCCCACACACCCTCATGGCATCAAAGTGCGGTTGGTTGGTGGCGCAGTAGGACGCGTGAAAAAGATTTTAGCCTAA
- the amrA gene encoding AmmeMemoRadiSam system protein A — protein sequence MHAALLSIAHHAIEEVFDPACALDTKALKEQFPELLTPRATFVTLTLNGELRGCIGTLEANHPLLDDLIANAKAAAFEDPRFYPLSLAEFEKTVLEISLLTPPEKLFYHGIADLKAQVVPGEDGIILQLGRHRATFLPQVWEQLPSFAQFFSHLCHKAGLETDCLASGPDIYRYRVEKIR from the coding sequence ATGCACGCTGCTCTTCTTTCCATTGCCCACCATGCCATCGAGGAGGTTTTTGACCCCGCTTGCGCTTTGGACACAAAAGCGTTAAAGGAACAATTTCCCGAACTTTTAACACCACGAGCGACGTTTGTGACACTCACCCTTAATGGAGAACTTCGAGGCTGTATTGGCACACTCGAAGCGAACCATCCTTTGTTGGATGACCTTATCGCCAACGCCAAAGCGGCGGCTTTTGAAGACCCGCGGTTTTACCCGTTGAGCCTTGCGGAGTTTGAAAAAACTGTCCTTGAAATCTCCCTACTCACCCCACCTGAAAAACTTTTTTATCACGGCATCGCCGACCTTAAAGCCCAAGTCGTCCCAGGGGAAGATGGCATCATCTTGCAACTTGGCCGCCACCGTGCAACCTTTTTGCCTCAAGTATGGGAACAATTACCTAGCTTTGCACAATTTTTTAGCCATTTGTGCCACAAAGCTGGCTTGGAAACTGACTGCCTCGCCTCTGGTCCTGACATCTACCGCTACCGTGTAGAGAAAATCCGATGA
- the amrS gene encoding AmmeMemoRadiSam system radical SAM enzyme → MIICPYCAHACHLEEGQVGRCGVNQNIQNTLKTLVYGHPEALHVDPVEKKPLYHFLPGSLTLSLGTAGCNFVCDFCQNWQLSQVVPKTFARTLSPEAIVALAQEKGCASISYTYNEPTIFFPYAKDIGLCAREAGLKNIWVSNGFFSQETLRALPFFVDAANIDLKAFNPTTYKRLGGRLEVVCDNLIGLKDLGIWTEVTTLLIPSQNDSEEEVRALARFIATELGATTPWHVSAFFPTYKQTDLPPTSAQSLLRAKAIGHEEGLATIYLGNVGLDNPTHCLTCKALLIERDGFKSRILGLKEGKCLTCNRPLEGVFL, encoded by the coding sequence ATGATCATCTGCCCTTATTGTGCCCACGCGTGTCACCTTGAAGAGGGGCAAGTGGGACGTTGTGGGGTCAATCAAAACATCCAAAACACGCTAAAAACCTTAGTCTATGGCCATCCTGAAGCCTTACATGTTGACCCTGTGGAGAAAAAACCTCTTTACCATTTTTTGCCTGGCTCTTTGACCCTTTCTCTGGGCACCGCAGGGTGTAACTTCGTGTGCGATTTTTGCCAAAACTGGCAACTCTCTCAGGTTGTGCCCAAAACATTTGCGCGCACCCTTTCCCCCGAAGCCATCGTTGCGCTCGCCCAAGAAAAGGGCTGTGCGTCCATCAGTTACACCTACAATGAACCGACTATTTTCTTCCCCTACGCCAAAGACATCGGCCTGTGCGCTAGGGAGGCGGGGCTTAAAAACATTTGGGTGAGTAACGGTTTTTTCTCCCAAGAAACCCTGCGCGCCCTGCCCTTTTTTGTGGACGCCGCCAACATCGACCTCAAAGCCTTTAATCCTACCACCTACAAACGCCTTGGCGGGAGGCTAGAGGTGGTGTGCGACAACCTCATCGGCCTTAAAGACCTTGGGATTTGGACAGAAGTGACCACCTTGCTCATCCCTTCTCAAAACGACAGTGAGGAGGAAGTACGCGCCCTCGCACGGTTTATCGCTACCGAGCTTGGCGCGACTACACCATGGCATGTGAGCGCCTTTTTTCCCACCTACAAACAGACCGACCTACCACCCACCTCAGCCCAAAGTTTGCTTCGCGCCAAGGCCATTGGGCACGAAGAAGGTTTGGCAACTATTTACCTTGGCAATGTGGGGCTAGACAACCCTACCCACTGCCTTACATGTAAAGCCTTACTCATCGAACGAGACGGTTTTAAAAGCCGTATTTTAGGGCTAAAAGAGGGCAAATGCCTTACATGTAACCGCCCCCTAGAAGGAGTTTTTTTATGA
- the amrB gene encoding AmmeMemoRadiSam system protein B: MSSRPLAVAGMFYPEDGEEIARLVAHAKKQAPVLASPPRALIVPHAGYIYSGITASLAYASCATPKRVVVIGPSHRVRLNGASVAQYTHVPTPCGALAIDTAFCAHLREHFEWLGFFPAAHHEHSTEVQMPLLKCLFPQASVVEIVYGTLSHENLAGLVRLCLDAPETLVVISTDLSHFYPLAQAKEKDNACIEAIKALHVKELEGHEACGITGVKALVEVAASYPLTPNVLEYRTSFERSGDASSVVGYVSVTFN, translated from the coding sequence ATGAGTTCACGCCCCTTGGCCGTTGCGGGAATGTTTTACCCCGAAGATGGCGAAGAAATCGCGCGTTTGGTCGCCCACGCCAAAAAACAAGCACCCGTCCTTGCCTCTCCTCCTCGCGCACTCATCGTGCCCCATGCGGGGTACATTTACAGCGGGATTACCGCGTCGTTGGCGTACGCCTCTTGTGCCACGCCCAAACGCGTCGTGGTCATCGGCCCAAGCCACCGCGTACGCCTCAATGGCGCGTCCGTGGCACAATACACGCACGTTCCAACCCCTTGCGGAGCCCTTGCTATCGACACAGCCTTTTGCGCTCATCTTCGAGAACACTTTGAGTGGCTTGGGTTTTTTCCAGCCGCCCATCACGAGCACTCTACGGAGGTGCAAATGCCGTTGCTAAAGTGCCTTTTCCCGCAAGCGAGTGTCGTGGAAATCGTCTATGGCACGCTTTCGCACGAAAACCTTGCAGGGCTTGTGCGCCTCTGCCTTGACGCGCCAGAAACCTTGGTGGTCATCAGTACGGATTTGAGCCATTTTTACCCGCTTGCGCAGGCAAAAGAGAAGGATAACGCGTGCATCGAGGCCATCAAAGCCTTACATGTAAAGGAATTGGAGGGGCACGAAGCGTGTGGCATCACGGGAGTGAAAGCCCTCGTGGAAGTCGCCGCGTCTTACCCGCTCACGCCCAACGTGCTAGAGTATCGCACCAGT